Within the Pseudoxanthomonas sp. Root65 genome, the region GTACTACGCGGCCATCGCCGTGATCCTGCCGGTGGTCGTGCTGGCACGTTGCGTCGCGTCCGACAAGGCTGCACTCGTGGTCGCCGCACTGATCGCGGTGTCGTCATGGATCGCGGTGGAAGGCACGCGCCGGCTCGACCATCCCGGCCTGATCGGCCGCGCGCAGTGGGCGGAAGCGACGTTGCAGGCACTGGAGCCGCAGCGCATCGCCACGCCGCTGCACGTCAGCGTCGCGGACGAGCAGCGCTTCTACGCCATCGGCCAGATGGGACTGGCGTGGCGACTTGGCCTTCCGCCGGAGCAGATCCACGTGGCACGGGAGTGCCCGTCCTCGGGCCCCTGCCTGGTCATCGAGGCCGATGGACGCTGGCGCTGGCGGCACGCCGCGGAGTGATCCGCCGCCTGCGCATCATTCCTGCACCGCCGCCGGACGACGCTTCAGCACCACGCGCGTGCGCGGCCAGCGATCGTGCCAGCCGCGTGGATCGTCATCGTCGGCGAGCAGTACCGAGAAGGCCTCGAACGGCACCACGCGACTGACACTGCGCAGCAGCGCCTGGCCGAAGGTGATCCCGCGACCGGCCTCGTCGACCACGCGCGTGCCGGTCACCAGCTTGCCGATCGTGGTGCCCGTGGCGCCTTCCATCAGCGTGTAGTAGACGATGATCAGGGCGAAGGTGATCAGCTGTTCCTGCCACCACGCCAGGCGTTCGGCCCAGTCCAGCACCTCGTCGCCGCCGACGATGGCTGCGACCACCAACGCCAGGAAGAGGAGGCCAAGCACGATGACGCGGTCAATCATCCAGTGGACGAAGCGGCGCAGCTTCGTAGCCTGCGTCAACGCCACCGGCTCGCCCACCGGCTCGTCGATGACGCTGCGCGGGCTTTCGTACGGGTTGTCTCCCCCCATGGGGTTCAATCACGCAGTGCCGCGTTGAGCGTGTAGGTGCCGTGCACCAGCGCCTCACCCAGCACATGCCCCTGCATCGCGCGCTCCACATCGGCGGCGGTGAAGCGCGCCGCCAGGGCTAGCGTGGCCACGTCCAGCGCGAACAGGCGGAAGAAGTAGCGGTGCACGCGCAGGTCGTTGAACGGCGGATACGGGCCGTCGTACCCGTAGTACTCGCCGCCCATCTGCGCGTCGCCGGCGAACCAGCCGGTGTAGCCGTTCAATCCCTGCCGCGCGCCGGACGGTCCGGCCGGCTGCTGCTTGCCCTTGGCGGTGACGCCGTCGCTGCAGCTGCCGGCGGCGATCTCGCGCACATCGGGTGCGATGTCGGCCATCGCCCAGTGGATGAAGTGCGCGCGCGGCTGTTCGACCGGGATCTGCAGGTCGTCACGGCCGACGGTCTCGGGCACGGTCGGCGCATCGGGATCGATGCACAGCAGGGCGAAGGACTTCGTCCCGTCCGGCACCTCATCCCACGCCAGGTGCGGGTTGCGGTTGGCGGCAAAGCCGTCCGGCTGGCCCATCGCGAATTCCGCCGGGATGGGCTTGGTGTTCTCGAAACTGTCGCTCCACAGACGCATGGGTCGCTCCTGCAAGAAGGGGGAGGAATCAGGTGGCCGGATAACCCAGGCGCACCGCCACCGGGGTCAGCGCGGCGAACGGGCCGGCCAAGGCCTGCGCGTAGTGGCGCCAGTGGCCTTCGGGGAAGCGGCGCGCGCCGGACGACGGCGGCACCGGCAACTGCACCCCCAGGGCCTGGCCCAGCACCTGCGACACCGCACCCGCGTCGTCCTTGATCGCGTCCATCCTGATCAGGCGGCTCGGATACAGATCCTGCTCGTGCAGGTCGGCGATCTGGGCGAACAGGCCGGCCAGCCATGCCGCACCGGTCTCCAGGTCGTCCAGCGCCAGCGGCGCCGGCGAACCGAACGCCAGCCAGTCGATCAGCGCATCGCGCGGATCGCGCACCGCCACGATCAGCAGCGCTTCCGGCAGGTGCGGGCGCAGCGCATGCAGCAGCGCGTTGTCCCACGAGATCAGCCAGTCGATCACGCCGGTGTCGACGGAACGCTGCGCCAGCATGCCGCGCCATTCGGCGATCAGGGCCTCGCCCGCCAGCTCGCCCGACAGCAGGCGTGCCGGGGTGAAGTAGCTCTGGAAGCCGTCCTTCGGCGGCTCGGGCAGGAAGCGGTCGCCGCGCAGGCGGTCGCTGACGAACCCGAGTACACCGGCGAGCGATTCGACCACCGTACCCGGCGGGCCCCACAGCAGGATCGGGCGCGGCTGCGACGAGGCGGCGACCTCGCCCAGGTCGGGCCACGGACCGGTCGCGCCGGTCTGGGTCCACAGGGGCAGGCGCGACGGCGCCAGTTCGTGGGCCAGCGCGGCCCAGCTGTTGAGCGCTTCGGCATGGCGGCCGGCGCGATCGCGCACGAACGCCTGCCAGCCACGCAGGCTGCGCTGCTGGTCGCTGTCGGTCGCCTTGTTCGCCAGCTCGCCGACACGGGCGATCGCCGCCATCGGGTCGCGCCGCAGCAGGCCTTCGACGATGCGCTGTTCGCCGCTGGCGCGGCCCGGGTCCAGTTCCACGATCCGGCGTGCGATGGCTTCGGCAGCATCGTCGTCGCCGGCAGCATCCAGCACCGACATCTGCGCTTCCAGCGCGGGCACGTGCTGCGGCATCGCCGCCACCCAGCGTTCGACCACCGCGCGGGCTTCGGCGCTGCCGACAGCCTCGAACAGCAGGCGGGCCAGCCACAGGTCGTGCGCGTCGGCGGTGGTGGCCAAGGCGGCGTCGAGCGTGTTGCGGGCGTCGTCCTGCGCACCCAGGCGGCGCCAGGCCTCGATGATGGCGAGCACGGTGTCGCGGTCGCGCGGCTGGCCGGCCAGGGCGATGCGCAGGGCCGCCAGCGCTTCCTCGTTCTGGCCGGCGGCCAGGCGCAGATGGCCGATATAGCGGTGCAGGGCCGGCGCGTTGTTGATCGCGACCAGCGGCACCAGCTCGTCTGCCGCGTCGGCGGGGCGGCCCTGCCGGCGGATCAGGTCGGCAATCAGGCTGCGCAGGTTGTCCGAGCCGGGCACCTTCTCGATCACGCCGCGGAAGGCCTGCTCGGCGAATGCCCAGTGGCCCAGCGCCATGTGGATGAAGCCCAGCGCATAGCGCAGCTGCACGTCGTCCGGCGCCTGCTGCAGCGCGGCCGAGACGATCTTCAGCGCATCGTTGGCGTTGCCCCGGCGCAGGGCGACCATGCCGTCGATGGCGGCCAGCTGCGGATGGTCCGGCGCCACACGCCCGGCCAGGCGGCTGAGGCGCTCGGCTTCGTCCAGGTCGCCGCGGCCGAGCGCCAACTGGCCCTGGATCACGTACGCGGTGAACTGGTTGGGGTCCAGCACGGTGGCCTGGCTCAGCGCCGCCTGCGCGTCCTCGTTGCGGCGGCTGCCCACCAGCACGCCGGCGCGGGCCAGGTGCAGGTCGGCGTTGTCCGGCGCCAGCGCGATGGCGCGGTCGATGGTCGCCAGCGCGGCCTCGGGCTGGCCGCCCTGCATCTGCGACGTGGACAGCCAGCGCAGCGCCTGTGGGTCGTCGGGGCGCTCGGCCACCAGGGCGTCGGCGGCGGTCAGGGCCTCGGCCACGGCGCCACGGCGCAGGGCGTCCAGAATCGGGTCGTACATTGCGGTTACCAGCGTTCGGTCAAACGCCGATTGTAGCGGGGCTTACCGGCTCAGGCGGCGCCGCCGGCCAGCCGCTCGGCCACCCAGCGCTCGGCGTAACCGTCGCCGGCGGCGTTCTCGATGAAGGCGCAGTGGCCGCCCCATGGCGCGATCTCCAGCGTGGCCTGCGTCGGCAGCACCCAGTCGCGGAAGGTGTCGAAGGGAATGACCGGGTCGTCCTCGGCCATCAGGATGTGCGCCGGCACGGTCAGGCCGGCCAGCCGGTCGCCCGAGATCGCATAGCCGTCGAAGTACGCGTCCAGCGTGCCGAACGCGGTATGCCGCTGCACCAGCCAGTCGGTCAGCGCGCGGATGTCCAGCGCCAGCACGGTGTCGTCGAAGTCGTGCCGCTG harbors:
- a CDS encoding YbhB/YbcL family Raf kinase inhibitor-like protein, encoding MRLWSDSFENTKPIPAEFAMGQPDGFAANRNPHLAWDEVPDGTKSFALLCIDPDAPTVPETVGRDDLQIPVEQPRAHFIHWAMADIAPDVREIAAGSCSDGVTAKGKQQPAGPSGARQGLNGYTGWFAGDAQMGGEYYGYDGPYPPFNDLRVHRYFFRLFALDVATLALAARFTAADVERAMQGHVLGEALVHGTYTLNAALRD
- a CDS encoding tetratricopeptide repeat protein yields the protein MYDPILDALRRGAVAEALTAADALVAERPDDPQALRWLSTSQMQGGQPEAALATIDRAIALAPDNADLHLARAGVLVGSRRNEDAQAALSQATVLDPNQFTAYVIQGQLALGRGDLDEAERLSRLAGRVAPDHPQLAAIDGMVALRRGNANDALKIVSAALQQAPDDVQLRYALGFIHMALGHWAFAEQAFRGVIEKVPGSDNLRSLIADLIRRQGRPADAADELVPLVAINNAPALHRYIGHLRLAAGQNEEALAALRIALAGQPRDRDTVLAIIEAWRRLGAQDDARNTLDAALATTADAHDLWLARLLFEAVGSAEARAVVERWVAAMPQHVPALEAQMSVLDAAGDDDAAEAIARRIVELDPGRASGEQRIVEGLLRRDPMAAIARVGELANKATDSDQQRSLRGWQAFVRDRAGRHAEALNSWAALAHELAPSRLPLWTQTGATGPWPDLGEVAASSQPRPILLWGPPGTVVESLAGVLGFVSDRLRGDRFLPEPPKDGFQSYFTPARLLSGELAGEALIAEWRGMLAQRSVDTGVIDWLISWDNALLHALRPHLPEALLIVAVRDPRDALIDWLAFGSPAPLALDDLETGAAWLAGLFAQIADLHEQDLYPSRLIRMDAIKDDAGAVSQVLGQALGVQLPVPPSSGARRFPEGHWRHYAQALAGPFAALTPVAVRLGYPAT
- a CDS encoding RDD family protein is translated as MGGDNPYESPRSVIDEPVGEPVALTQATKLRRFVHWMIDRVIVLGLLFLALVVAAIVGGDEVLDWAERLAWWQEQLITFALIIVYYTLMEGATGTTIGKLVTGTRVVDEAGRGITFGQALLRSVSRVVPFEAFSVLLADDDDPRGWHDRWPRTRVVLKRRPAAVQE